TTGCTTCCGAGATCAGTGGCCAAGAGAGGAAGGAGATCATTCCCTACGGCCTTCAAATGGGCTATGAGCATTGGGATCCCCGTGGGAATGAAACTACGTTACAAAGCATCCCCACTCTCGATGAGAAGACCTTCCTCGATGATCTAGTCTTGAAAGAAGCCGCCTGTCGAAGAGAAATTCCCATCAGACATGAAACCCTAATCAAATTCATGGACAGTGCAAAACATGGAACCATCATTCCATACGACGCTTGTGTCGATGGCTTCAGTACTTGTGTCCAAAGAATTTCCAAATTCATGAGCAGACTGGACTTCTTTTCATCCCTCATGTGGAGTGACCAACAGATCCTTCTCCGATGCAACACGCACATGGTGGTAAGTTTGTTCATCCAGGGAGGTCTAAAGCAATATATGCTTACGCCCTATCAAAACAAGAATCAGGTCGGCCAAGATGTACTTTGGTCCAAATAAACATGGCGTAGTTGACAGTGGCCCAACAGCTTCCTCCATCCGGCGACTGTTGTGCTGATTCAGtgtttttcaattggatggcagttctttttttaaggCTTGACATCTATCGTCATAGCCTTATCTCTGTCCTAATTAAAGGCCTTTAAGCCCCTCAAAACGTGCAACTTTTCAAACTAGATCTATCTCGGTTCTCTCTAGCAATTCTCTTGTTCCGACCTCTTCAACGGCATTACATGAATTTATCTCTGGCTTACTGAATTGCATTCTCAGCTTTTGTGATACAACGGGCACGTGAGGGACCTATCTGAGCATACTGTACGTGCCCACATCACCTTAAGCTATAGCACGTAATCTAATCCGGTAAAATCCATTACCGATACCTCTCATAACTAACACGATTCGGGTCTACATACATCCAGACTATTTGGAATGGTGTATTCTACGTAGGTCTGCTTCCGATTTCTCCTTATGGCAATGTTTCTCTTTCCATCAGGTCAACCTGAAGTCGGCGCGGATGTTAAAACCGACGAACAGCCTTCAAGGACAGCTATGTTTGACCAATGGCACCCAGCCCAACCAAGCCATATCAGCCTCTCCAAACCGGTTGACGTACTCGCAGTTTTTTAACTCCCCTTGGTGTTGCAGTGCggacaaagaagaagagtaCAAGAACCTCATGGATGAGCTGTTCAACCTCGACATGGACGATATCACTTCGGTtctcatgatgatcatgaccATGCTCGCTCCGCCATCGGAAGAGCTCATTCAATCGAATCAGGTGTCCTCAAGACGAAGCTATTTCTCCCAACTCCTCTACAAACACCTCTTTTCTGTCAAAGGCGACCAATTAGGTCGAGTCTCGTTCCAGAAATGTACACAATTTCTGGATAAGCTTCGAGAGATGGCCCATATTTTAAAGCAAGAGCGACTGCTTTTGTAAGAGATCGTCGTCATCACTAGGTTGAAGTTTGTTAGTGTGTAATGAAATTTCGATGGAATGGAAGAAGCTTATGTTCATGGTATTTCATAACAGATACATGTTTCTGTTGCCCAAACTTCCGTTTCTTGCAAAAGTCAACAACCCGATCAATTAATTACCTCTAATTCTATTCAAATGGGCTATTGCCCAAACGAAAACTCTTCGCTTGTTTGAAGCCCTCTGTGGGGCAAACGGGGTAACGTCTGAAAGACTCGTAGGACTAATAGAGCGACATCTTTTGTTAACACAGGGCATTCTTTCTTTCGAATGTCGGAAATGCTGGAAGAAGTGAAACCATGATtcgtttcaattcaattcagaCACTCGCTAGTCTCAAAAAGAGACGTTTTCCCACTTTCTCTTTAATATTTTATGGCTTTCTATGACTTTATTTCGTTTTAGCGGAGTTTAGTCATGCAAGGGTGTACTGCCCTCTATTGATCAAGAGACAAAAGGCtccgtttgaaaagctgaGCAAACTCTTGAGTGCTTGCCTAGAACAGAAACCATTAGGTGCCACCTCCGCACCATTGACCCCGTCTCAGTTCAAATGTTCACGTGTGTAGCCCTTGATTTCATACTCGCACACGTATTCGATCAAATTGTTGCAAATTTATATCTAATTTTTAATTCATGCAAATTGCTACCCAAATTTTTGCTGTTGTTTTACACCAACCACTTCCCACACTATTCTCAAAATGTGATGCATACATGATCTCGATTGGAGATTGTCCTTCCCCACTAGTCACGTTTTTCCAGTCTGGAGAGATAGATTCATGTTTGCTTTAAAACTGCAAGATTTGAAAATCGAACAAAATATTCCACCCAGCAGGCTCAATTGTAAAGTGAAGGACATCAGCAAAGAGTCCACTTTCCTTCTTGCTGCATCGCAATACCTCTATTAGCGAGAGattttcagatatttttgtACTGACACCACCTCATGAACTCAAGAAGCTGAACCTATCTACCCCTACACTAGATGGCGTTGTGAAGAGAGGTACCAACCTGTCGTTTTTGCACCCCTGATAAATGTGTCGAAACCGAAACTAGTTTTGTGTGATGATAAATACAATACAAGGACCCTATATATTCacccctccctcccccttaGAACTCCCTCAACACGAACATTTCGTGTCATTTGAATCCATCGAGTTGCTCAATGTCCAGCATAAACCACGCATACACCTCAAAAAATGTTATAGTTTATTTTGTGATTATTCATGTTATATACGATATCGTGTTTCAACAACCTTCGTGCATATTATAGAgtctttttaaagaaaatataaaaaatatttcccaaGTAGAATCTCTGGATTTTGGTCATACAACACCCTCGGGAACCATTAAACAGAAAACGTGCATTCGTGCTCTTGGAATTGGAAGAAGTAGTTCTGATCGTCAGCAGatcaatttcttttgtcaaCGAAAAAGCTCCAAATGTGCTCGTTTTTTCATACACAATGGAAACGTGACCTCTTTTCGACTACGTACGTTGTTTGGGTTCTGCACCGTACCGTTTAAACAAAGGCGACTAATTACCGTATCGATTGGCATACgactacaaaatattttggagaTCGGTGTTTGTCCACAGAAATCGCCGGTAGTCTGATGTACGACCGTCACAATAACAGCTTTGACTACAAATAGCTGATTTCATGAAAAGTTTATTGAAGGAACTACAACATCTTAGGAATTATGGTGGAAAAATTTATTcactcatttcaaagttatctgTCTTTTCACGTCCGACAGAGTGGAAATCGAGCACAAGGTTGGAACCATGGCCTTGGCATGGTGGACCAAATACTAGAGAGCTGACTGGGTGGATTCCACTCACTATTGgctttatctttttcttccaaaaccAATGGAAGCAAGGTCTGATATCTGAAATGAAGCGATACCAATTCAATCCATTACCTTTAGGCTAAGCTTCTTTTTGAGCGAGCAGAACCATCGCACTTCAAATCAGCCACATGTGTGCGAGGTTGCACTTGTGGAACGTAGGCCTTGTGAGGATCACTTCTCCACAAaatgttttgacaaaatgtCATTCCACTTACATCTCATTGTCCTCGGGCAATGGGTTCTGCTCGCTTGGATCAACATTTTTATCGTATATTAAAGGTTGAGTTAAGTTCAAGACATCGGGGCCAAAACAAGGGCAGATCTCACCGCAATGACCTTGGCTGTTGAGGCGAGGCTGATGAAAATAAGCCTTGAAGGCACGACCGTCTGAAATATACGGGAATGTAAACACATATGAGTAGAAAGAACAGTATTTTTCTGGGCGAAAATCGTCCGCGCGCCTTTGCAAAGTCAAAAAGTACGAAGGAtacaaaagagaaagaagagtattttctatttttgctctctttttaAGCATGCACCTTGGGTTTCGTGAGTGAGACCATGGAGATAAATGCCGCAATAATGTCGAAACATACGGGTCTCCTTGGGAATGGCCTTCGGATTCGACAGAAGTTGGGAGTAGCTCTTTCCATCCAACTAGGATAAAGAAGAGATTATATCAGAAAACAGAACTACATACGCATATGAGACCACCGTTTATAAGGTGTCAAGAAACTGATGTCCCCTTCAGAAATTAGACGTTAAATTGGATGACTGATTTGATTAAATTGATTTTCTGGGATGAGTTTGGAATGTTTACTTGACCACGAGACCAAAAAGTAGTTGCAATGCTCTTGTTTGTAATTTAAACTCCCTTTTCTAGAATTCACCCAAATTAGCCTGTCAGACCAAAAGGTTGAATATCGACAATCCATCATATTTCCAAGCTTGTCAAGGACATTCATCTTGATAGCTCTTTCCCTTGACTATCCAAGAACGAAATTGCACCCTTGCAATGAATATGACTTTGAATGACCggaaaaaaaatgcacttaACGGGTTAAATGTGGTGTAATGTGTCAAGAGGACTGGTGGGGTCCTTAAATGTTAGTGGACAATTTCCCAAACCTATCCTCATAAAACTACTTCACAAGCCTCCAATTTTTAGAAACACTGGAGCAGTTATTAGTCTGCATCTAATTAGAGGAAGTACAAAACAAAGAGCGCaattttggataaaaaaaaacaaagttacGATATAAAGGGCCTTCTTTTTTACCTAACGTAACGTCTGTCTGGCGGTTTCAATTAATTGGGCAAAGAAGATTAGACCAAGCCTGCTAAATAAGCATGAGTTGCCAGGAACAATAATTATGCTAAAATACTAATACATGCTAGAAATGAATGTGGATCTGGCGGCATAACTGGCCTTTCTTTTAATGAGACTTGCtcacaaaatcaaaaaaagagTGTTCCGTCAGTCAGAATGAATCCCCTTTTTGAGCAggaaaaattgtaaaaacTGTACagattgaaacatttcatGTCATCTTTTAATAATGCCCTTAAGCAAAATCAGACCAAAAAGTTAAGAAGACCTAATGATCTCACACCCCTAAACATAAAACAGAGGATATTTACATGTTTGAGATTGAACAAATGTCGTCGGTTTGCCCAATTTTTGGGTCATTTGTTTTGTAAACATGGCAAATGTAAACCTGCAAAAGAATGCCATTTCTGCAAAACACCCTTTTTGGCGCTGAAATCTTGTTTCTTAAATTCCTACATCACTACTCATTCATAACACAACATGATTGAGCCAATCCTCCTGATGGCTTGGTTGCCAGTGGACTTCTAAATAATGCTCCCCCACTGACAATGTCTCGCCATTGGTCACACTTGGGAACTtggttgaatttttgaataaaatataataataCCAAACTCAGTTATTGATGTCATGGCCAAGCAGGGCTCCCAAATTCATCTGAACAATCAAATTAGTTATCTATGGATCATCAAAAGTTTCTCGACGGAACATCAATATCTTGACATCCTGTAGCCTCGAGAAACACCGCATCGTTTCCAACGATATTGTGGCGTGTCAAACTCAAACTTTTTCGTGGAGATCCTTGATTTGTTGCGAGTCATCTGCAGTCTTGATAACATTCAATATGGTGGGCAGAAAGTCGGTTAAAGTGGTCAATACGTTCGAGGAGGAGCCCTTGGGAATGACCTTTGGCCAACGAATGGCTGCAGGAACGCGAATAACACCTTCAAAGGCGCACATCATTTTTCCACCTGAATCAAAGGAAGCGTggcgggtgaaaaaaagggcACTCTTTGCACAAGCGCGATTTCTCGACGGGTTCATCATTTCTTAACTTACAGCCTCTTTTGGGGAACCAAAAGTTTCGGCTCAGAAACCTATGATCTCAAAATGGTTTGTAACGGTAAGTTATCTATACTTGTTGTCGCAAAGTAAACTAATGATCAGAAAGGCAGGATTGTAAGTCGAGATTCGAACTGGTTTTGTGACACACGCCAAAGAATTAGTTCTGAATTTTGCTCATTTGCATTGTTATCGTCAGAGAACAGTTTGATAGTAGAAATAGTCTGGTAGGTTTTATAACAATACCTGGATAGATGCCATTACTTCCACCTTTTGTGCCAATATCGATGTGGCTTCCATGATCGGAGGTAAAGTAAACTAGAGTGTTGTCTGCCACGTCCATTTCGTCGAGTTTATCGAGAATTTTTCCGATTGCGGCGTCCATCTCCAAGATACTGAATGAGAGAACAAAGCCGAAAATGTCATTAGTCCCGCACCAATCTAATCTGATCCCCAAGGAGTTGATTCCGACGTATCCCAAATTTAGAAATTTAATGCGCAATACTTCCTTTTTAGATTGTACGTGAGTTTCTTGAGTGCTATTTGCTCATAAACACAGGATTAATTATTCATTCACAGGAATTTCTGAGGTGGAACAATGACGAATATCAAGCTCATATCAAGTTATATTTAGAAGAAAAACATATATTCATACGCTGTATTTTAGTTCATTTTTAGCTGGCTTTAATGCATGTAATCACCTATTTCTGTCAACCACTACTTAAACCCTGGGCTAACAATATCTACCGATATTCATCCACGATGCTATtagaattgaaatcaagtaGCTTTGATGTggttttgatatcattttggacccacctcctcttgaaaacaGTTGCCATTTTTCTAGAGTGCAACTTAATTCAAATAGAGAAGAAAGTCGATAAAGTTACATTTTTTCACAATACTGGCGATGAACAGTTTTGTGGTCCAGTACACGCATTTTCATCTGGATAGAGAGTAAgtaattcatttcttttgaaaccgATGTAACAAATAGAAGGAGACGGGTTGGTGTGGTGGTAAGCCCAGTCTCTTTCCTAATTCTTCGATCACACCCACATATGGAGAGCCATTCTGACATTGGATTAGCCACTGGTTAATGGGAAAAGTTCCATGGTAAGATAGGTAGCTTTGCTTGTCGGGAAAGTACGTCTCAACGACATTGGCCTCTATTCCTAAGAATTGCATTAGTAGCAGGGTCCTAGCATGGTTCTTTTCTATTCCACGACCCGCCTCAAGAGAAAAAGGTGCCGCTTATCCACGCCCACAGCAATAAGATAATTCCTTGATGTTTGATATAATTCATGCTTCACCAACAAACGGAACTGATCTTTACATAGGTGATGATTGAATGCATATTATGAGACTGAACTCTTTTTTCGGGGTTGAGTGCTCACTCTTATGGTCTACAAAAGCGGTGATCTATATGCTCTATCCTAAGATGGTCTGGACGAGATAGGATTGAGAGGAAATGGAAAGTTTCTATATGAACTGGATTAGATTGATTTTCCTCTGAAAGTGGGGCAAGTGTCAATTAGCTTGAAGGGCTCGATTCCAGTTGATTCACTTAAGATGCGACAGACCTGGCCTCAAAGTAGGACGGTTGACATTTGCACTTTGCGGTTTTGGAACAACGACGGGAATAATGAAATAGGTTGAACACGACATTCGTAATTATTTATGGCCTGAGTTGGACAAGTAAGTCCTTGGCCTTTCGAATATCGATCTCACCTATCGCCGTAGGGTCCAAAACGGCTTTTTCCTCGAAATCTCTTATTGGGAACCATAGGAGTGTGGACATTTGGAAAGGCAAAGTAAATCGCAAACGGATCCTCCGACTTGTGTACTTTGTCCAGGTAATCGAGAGTTTTATTGGACAACTGATCCACCAATTTTGGCAAGTCAATTGGCTGCTCATACACCTTCCGGTCCTCCATAACGACGCTGTTCAATAACTTTTCCATGTAAAAGCTTCGTCCCCACCTACGGAGAGTAAGCATTTAgtcaaaagatgaaaacgaTAATTGTACCTCTAAGCTATTAAGTACTTGCCAGGTATCCGTGTGAAATTGGAAGTGTTCCAAGAAGAACCACCCAATCATAAAGAACACAATGATGAACACCATCATTGTGTAGCCGAATTCCTTATTGTAGACGGCCAAAACCACcacaaaggccaagaaggccgCCATCATACGATCGTGCAATGGATTGCCGGCTTGTCTCCATCCGGAATAAGTCAAGAACGGTGTGTTAAGCTCCATTCCATCCACTAGAGTAAATGGCAATCCAAAAAAGTACTGGAACCCATGGCCCAAAGGTCCATGATTCTGATCCCCTCGCCAGTCTTCATCCCATCCTAAATGCCATTTTCCTGGAAAAAATGGCAGGTTGAAGTGAAACAGGCTAGCTACATAAGTCGCTTCTCGTAAATCGGATCATGTTCTTGCCTAAAATTGGCTCCGAAACCTTATAAGAGGGGGGggcaaatattcaaatttggaacgtCATTGTGTCGCGTTCACTATTTTGAGAATTGCAATTCGTAACAAAGGATTAGCCACCGAATGAGGATTCATTGTcgaaaataaatatttgttGGCTAATTCTTTGTACTTTTCTCTTGGATGGCGAGGGAAAGTTAAGCCCATTGGTATTGCGATGGAACCATTCTTACGGAGAACTTGAGAAGGACATCCTTACCAAATGCAGCAGTTTGATatccaatattttgaagcacGGTCGCCCACGTTGTTTCGTTGGAAGGAAGACCACTTCTAGCAGAAGTGTAAACAATCACTGGTGGAGTATTAACATCCCCTGTTAAACCTTCAATGAAACGTCTCAAATATTATACGTCATTCTGTTCAtcattttagtttttgtttttttataaGATTGCAAAGTGATCAGATGAGATACGAACGGTACTTTGTctgatgaaactttttaagAGCATCTCCCAGCCTGGCTTTTACCCAAGTTTGAGGGCCAATTCTAAGGGGATTCTAAGGCtaccctcaagccctcgagaatccacaTAAATTGGAACTATCAAGCCCCTTCGCTTCTCTTTCTCGGAATTCTTCATTTGAGCTCGAACAAGTGTTTGCATtcacatatttcattttttactctACATATCATCCCACCTGACGAGGTTGCCTTCAAGAGTCGTTTTGACCATGATACGAGTATTTCAAATAAAGACATCTCACCTGTGCGGAGCGGATATCTTCCTGTTAAGAAAGAGGCACGGCTGGGAGTGCAAACCGCAGATGCTGACATGTGGTGAGTTAGCTTTAGACCCTCATTGCACAATCTGTAAGCAATGAAATGTCCATGACGATTTCTAAAAATGATCTGAATCACAAATGTATGATTGATTCAATCTGCAGTCACCAACAAGTAAATCCCGAAAGTGGTGTACTTTACGTTGAAACACGGTTTTAAAGTGCTGACAATGCGATCTCTTGGAACAGTTATGTCATACAAGTAGCCTTTCTTTTGCAATACTAGTTAACCAAAATCGCCCGTTTGAAACGAAATAAGGAGGGATTAACACTCATTAATGAAAACCATCTTACGTACCGTAATCGATAATTAGAGCAAAAAGGAAATGGTTACCAACAAACAGCTTAATTGAATCTGAccaaatgttcttcaaatcatGAATAAAGCGAACGAAGGAACATTGGTTAACGTTATGGAAGGGACAGAGTCGTAAAAAAAGAGACAGGTGATGCAAGCTCAAACCTATCAATATTTGGAGTGGATATCGAGGAATTGCCGAAACAACCCACATCACCAATCCCGAGGTCGTCTGCCAACAAAACGAGGATATTGGGTCGCGTGATATCCTTGGAAGTCTGAGCCACTAAAAATTCTGACAGACAGATGAGAATCCCGCCCAGGATTGATCTCATGTCTTATGCTGAAAATAAGACACTAGAAGGTCAGGCTTGGTCTTTGGGCAATGGCGAGGCTGATACATTTTGGGTGGATGGTCGTTTCTGTATTTCGTTCTAAAGGCACGATGGAATGGATAAGTAGATGTATTTGGATATATAAATAGAGAAATATAATATTGTCAACAGATGCGCATAGATTGATACGGCCTCGTTTGGAATGTGTTCCCAAGTGAACAGACAAGTCTTTGAGACGGAAGTTGAAGCAGCATATGTATTACAAATGGTTTGAGAAAACTCTTGATAACAAAACATTCCTTAGGCTGATGATCTTCTCAATAGAATATAGGGACCAATGAGTGCCAGCCCGCCCACACAATAACAAATCTCAGGTCCCACCAACCAATACAAGGTACACGAGACCATAGGCCCCAAGGCTCTGCCCAGGGCCCCCAGGGATCGATAGACCCCCATAACGATGCCTTTCTGATTCGCATCGCCATAGGATGACACCAAGGTGGTCATACAAGGCACACAAACCGAAGTGGAAAGGGCATACAAAGCCAATCCCACGTAAAGGGTGAAAATATTGTAGGCAAACCCGACAATGGCAAAGGACGGAATGATAAGTAGAAGGCCATAAAGCACCATTTGTTTCTCCTTCCCTTGGGGAATTCGGCGAACGTATCCACCCTGGATAACAGCCATCAGTAGTCCAATGAACAGGAACATTTTGCCCTGATCCatggagttgaatttgaatcGGATGTGCGTGAGGAAAGTGAGCGTAAATTCCAGGCCCGAGTACAGAAAAAGGTAGAGGAAGTAGACTAGACCCAAGGTTTGGAGTGATTCGTGCTCCTTTTTGGGCAAATTCTTCAACGAGGCGAACTTGAAGAGGGACAACGGGTTGATGTACATGAATGCTTGAGCGATGGCTTGGTTAAAGTTCTTGAGCCTTTGTTTCTCGGGGAGCGTCTCCTCAAATTTCACGTACAGGAATATCAAGTCAAAAACACTCAGGGTCAGGGCACACAGGGCCGGATAGACATACCAAGCTCCGGTTCGTTCCTTGGCccaaatggagaaaaaagCTCCAATGATGGGTCCGAGGATGAAGCCCACTGAAAAGGCAATCCCAATTAGGGCCATCCCACGTCCTCGGGTTTTCGGCGTGGATTCATCAGTCACGATGGCAGTGGCTAAACTCACGTTGCCTTTGGATAATCCACCGATGATCCGAGCCAAGACGAATATGGAAAACGATCCCGCCATGGCCCATATTCCGTAAGACAGAGCGATCCCCGCTGTGCTGATGAGTAACAGCGGTCGTCGTCCGTAAAGATCACTCATCCCTCCAATGATGGGCGAGGCCAGGAATTGAAGCAAAGAGAACAGTGATCCGATGAATCCGCCGAAGAGCACCGTATTGAATTGCTCAGGAGCACCCAGCAACCTTtggaagaactggacctgcCTCTCTAAGAACGGGTACAAACCATCCTTGTCGTTGCGACGGTAGAAATCGAGCAAGGCCGGGAATAGCGGGAGGATGAGAGTGAAAGCCAAAAGGTCGATGAGAAGACCCACGAAGATGACGATGGTCATACGAGAGGTGCCCTTGTCCTTGGCCTTGTCACCGCCCTCCGGGTAGATGGTGCCCTCCGGGTCATCCAAAACGGTTCCAGATCTCAACACAGTCATGACGAGGATACTGTTGATGTTTGTTCCAGGCACGATCCACTACCTGGCAAAGAGAACAGACGGGAAAGACATTGAAATCGGAGGCGACACCTGCAAGTTTCTAGTCAACGTGTTCCATTGAAAAGGTTGAAAAGGTTTACATCATCATGCAATGGGCCTGCATAACCAAGAGATTGGACAATCAGGTCTTTGTCATTACAGGTGTTATCTGTCTGAATCATGAAAGTGATTCAGACCGGTTCAAGTTACGATTCGTCATCAAGGCAAGCAAGCCGATTCGACGATGattcaagaatttgaaaataagtGGGAGAGAGGTGTTCATGACTCTTCGGACGATGCTGGGCAGATGTATCAGTGACTTTGTGCTTTGTAAACGCATCAATGGCTACATATAAAACACGATTTGCCAATCCGAGCTCTAAAATTTACTACAAGTGTTGAGTTCATGGTACGTCATCATAACTCGATATCGATTATCCTTCTTTCCAGTCTCAAAACTTCAGAGCTACAACAACAATACGAAATAATAACTTATTCACAAGGAAGAGCAAAGATGAATTTGAATGCACATTAGAACTGGTCAAAAAGCTATCCCAAACAAATGTGCGTGATCGAGTTACCCATAGAACGCAAACCGCACATAAACAAACGCAACGTTActctgaaaaaaatacattgatTGTAGACAAACATGCTTTTTAAGAGTCATAAAAGTGCATGGCGAGTCCGATTGAACTCAGGTGTTTTgcacaaatttggaaaaaatggccGGATTTTAGCTTCACAAATagttaaaaaatcaaaggatttGCATTAGCTAATAAGATATATATCCGGTGCgattcaatttctgtttttcaGGCAGACGAGCTCGATCCATGGCTTTTAAATCATTGCCTTTCGCATATTAAATGGGGAAAACAGGCTTCATTATGGGCGTTTTCAATGCAAGCAACCTGACAAATAGAATCATAATAAAACAAATCCAGCAATCTCTTGCCATTCTTTAAATCGGGGAAAATGTAGTCTTTTGAATCGCCAATCCCTCTCAACAAACGGAATGACTTGATGTAAACTAATGGCATTGAAGCGATTTTGAAAACCTATAACAATAGCACAAAAAGCATGGCAGTACTGAACAAACATACAAAACGAGCACAATACAGATTGACAACAAACAATAACGAGAAACAGGATTGAAAAGACCTTTGAcattattttgaaagtaacatTGGTACTCGACTGCATCCCTAACATCACACCTCGAAACCTCCATCCTCACATTGTATGAAATTAACAAACATCTATATAAGCCATGACATGGCACTGAGACAAAATAAGGGGAGGTCCAGCCTCAGCCTTATATGACTCTCGTCAATCTTTTTAATGTTGGAACACTCACTTGAATTGACAAGCCTCACAATACACAGGTGGTTGTAGTGCTAATAGCATGGGCAATGCATGAACAGACAGACCAGTAGCTGACTTTCCTTCCTTCATACGATGTTGTACTACATGTAGCAGTGAAGAGAGTGGTTGTTGTGGTGTGTACAGTGTGTAACGTGTGTAACTTCTGTACCGGGTGTACCGACTCACCGTTCCGTCACTTGAACGTGGAAAATCAGGGACACGTAACTGAGaatcaaagccaaatgaaGTTTAAATTTACCTTGtagtgatttttttattaCCTTTGATTCAATTGGAGATCAAAGTAGTCTGAAGAAGGCATTTTGTTGAGTAGCTAGGCACTTCACAGGGTGAAGTTTGGTGTAAGACAATTATAAAAACCGAGTTTGGCGAGGTTGTCGCGTATCAAACCCTGACAGCGGTTGCGTGATAGAGAATATATCTTTCTCCTGATGTGATCAAGAGGGCCGGCACAACTTGCATCCtgtaaattttgcaaataaacttgtacCTTCGGATTTTCTGCACATTGAGtgcatcttcaaattttgtaactttttaaaattgtctttgattcTTGATTAATAGAGAAGATTATACTGAGAAGGCATTTTGTTGAGTA
This Tigriopus californicus strain San Diego chromosome 7, Tcal_SD_v2.1, whole genome shotgun sequence DNA region includes the following protein-coding sequences:
- the LOC131883504 gene encoding vitamin D3 receptor-like produces the protein MDVGGSLTMSSLPSPPILGNGLGDCSSQARKPGGKRSNPNASNPAKPRKPRKRYIRIVACSVCGDIANDHVHYGAIACYSCRAFFRRSVSNEAHYECSRNSKCPVTKETRKHCQSCRFKKCIDIGMKPSWVMTEDERKDNRAKILKKKMELRKGLRRSSDSRTSISSDCAKNPEHDDANLSPESEFMPDQTFKSEDDTEDESIASEISGQERKEIIPYGLQMGYEHWDPRGNETTLQSIPTLDEKTFLDDLVLKEAACRREIPIRHETLIKFMDSAKHGTIIPYDACVDGFSTCVQRISKFMSRLDFFSSLMWSDQQILLRCNTHMVVNLKSARMLKPTNSLQGQLCLTNGTQPNQAISASPNRLTYSQFFNSPWCCSADKEEEYKNLMDELFNLDMDDITSVLMMIMTMLAPPSEELIQSNQVSSRRSYFSQLLYKHLFSVKGDQLGRVSFQKCTQFLDKLREMAHILKQERLLL
- the LOC131883587 gene encoding arylsulfatase H-like, which produces MRSILGGILICLSEFLVAQTSKDITRPNILVLLADDLGIGDVGCFGNSSISTPNIDRLCNEGLKLTHHMSASAVCTPSRASFLTGRYPLRTGLTGDVNTPPVIVYTSARSGLPSNETTWATVLQNIGYQTAAFGKWHLGWDEDWRGDQNHGPLGHGFQYFFGLPFTLVDGMELNTPFLTYSGWRQAGNPLHDRMMAAFLAFVVVLAVYNKEFGYTMMVFIIVFFMIGWFFLEHFQFHTDTWWGRSFYMEKLLNSVVMEDRKVYEQPIDLPKLVDQLSNKTLDYLDKVHKSEDPFAIYFAFPNVHTPMVPNKRFRGKSRFGPYGDSILEMDAAIGKILDKLDEMDVADNTLVYFTSDHGSHIDIGTKGGSNGIYPGGKMMCAFEGVIRVPAAIRWPKVIPKGSSSNVLTTLTDFLPTILNVIKTADDSQQIKDLHEKLDGKSYSQLLSNPKAIPKETRMFRHYCGIYLHGLTHETQDGRAFKAYFHQPRLNSQGHCGEICPCFGPDVLNLTQPLIYDKNVDPSEQNPLPEDNEIYQTLLPLVLEEKDKANSEWNPPSQLSSIWSTMPRPWFQPCARFPLCRT
- the LOC131883588 gene encoding major facilitator superfamily domain-containing protein 10-like, encoding MTVLRSGTVLDDPEGTIYPEGGDKAKDKGTSRMTIVIFVGLLIDLLAFTLILPLFPALLDFYRRNDKDGLYPFLERQVQFFQRLLGAPEQFNTVLFGGFIGSLFSLLQFLASPIIGGMSDLYGRRPLLLISTAGIALSYGIWAMAGSFSIFVLARIIGGLSKGNVSLATAIVTDESTPKTRGRGMALIGIAFSVGFILGPIIGAFFSIWAKERTGAWYVYPALCALTLSVFDLIFLYVKFEETLPEKQRLKNFNQAIAQAFMYINPLSLFKFASLKNLPKKEHESLQTLGLVYFLYLFLYSGLEFTLTFLTHIRFKFNSMDQGKMFLFIGLLMAVIQGGYVRRIPQGKEKQMVLYGLLLIIPSFAIVGFAYNIFTLYVGLALYALSTSVCVPCMTTLVSSYGDANQKGIVMGVYRSLGALGRALGPMVSCTLYWLVGPEICYCVGGLALIGPYILLRRSSA